In Pseudobdellovibrionaceae bacterium, the following proteins share a genomic window:
- the greB gene encoding transcription elongation factor GreB: MNSTPNYITPEGLEALKAEYKELFHVERPKLVETVAWAAGNGDRSENGDYIYGKKRLREIDRRLRFLGQRIDKAQIVDPKTLQSDKVVFGATVTLADEDGEEKTYMIVGEDEIDLKRGRISWKSPVARALLNKQVGDEVLIRKPAGDSYVEILRIEFC; encoded by the coding sequence ATGAACAGCACACCCAACTACATCACTCCTGAAGGCCTGGAAGCTCTTAAAGCCGAGTACAAAGAGCTTTTTCATGTGGAAAGACCCAAGCTGGTTGAGACCGTAGCCTGGGCGGCTGGCAATGGGGACAGAAGTGAAAATGGGGATTACATTTACGGCAAAAAGCGCCTGCGCGAGATTGACCGCCGGCTCCGCTTTCTCGGCCAACGCATTGATAAGGCGCAGATTGTGGACCCCAAAACTCTTCAATCCGACAAGGTGGTCTTTGGAGCGACCGTCACCCTGGCGGACGAGGATGGCGAAGAAAAGACCTACATGATTGTGGGTGAAGATGAAATTGACCTTAAAAGAGGGCGCATCTCCTGGAAGTCACCCGTGGCCCGGGCACTGCTCAATAAACAGGTGGGAGACGAAGTTCTGATTCGCAAACCTGCGGGCGACTCCTATGTGGAAATCCTCAGAATAGAGTTCTGCTGA
- a CDS encoding Crp/Fnr family transcriptional regulator, with amino-acid sequence MVEVHLNPGEILSQKTTPFEGIAWVRQGSLHRRIQNGANQFVLAQIMVEKDLLGLECLFDEGHCQDVFRTREKTTLNLFPRKLIKKLVKESPAVAYHFFHSQSENFRELMTHLQVLSNKSLLARTAAGILYFNRKLGPRVWTNRELATWAGVTQEGVGRSFTNLIGSGVIRKVGRKTFIEEESTLVKMASEFKSQEAPHLISYLVRQSAH; translated from the coding sequence ATGGTCGAGGTTCACCTAAATCCAGGCGAGATCCTTAGCCAGAAAACCACCCCATTTGAGGGCATCGCCTGGGTCAGACAGGGGTCCCTGCACCGAAGAATCCAAAATGGCGCCAATCAATTTGTCTTAGCTCAGATCATGGTGGAAAAGGACCTCTTGGGATTGGAGTGCCTGTTTGATGAAGGTCATTGCCAGGATGTATTTCGTACCAGAGAAAAAACCACCCTCAACTTGTTCCCCAGGAAACTCATCAAAAAACTGGTCAAGGAGTCTCCAGCTGTGGCCTACCACTTCTTTCACAGCCAATCAGAGAACTTCCGCGAGTTGATGACCCACCTTCAGGTCTTGTCCAACAAGAGCCTGTTGGCGAGAACCGCAGCTGGTATTCTGTACTTCAACCGTAAGCTGGGCCCTCGTGTTTGGACCAACCGTGAGTTGGCCACTTGGGCCGGAGTGACCCAAGAAGGTGTGGGGCGAAGCTTTACCAATTTGATTGGCAGCGGAGTCATTCGCAAGGTGGGGCGTAAGACCTTTATTGAAGAGGAGTCCACCTTGGTGAAGATGGCTAGCGAGTTCAAGAGTCAGGAAGCCCCTCACCTGATTTCGTATTTGGTCCGCCAATCGGCCCACTAA
- a CDS encoding trypsin-like peptidase domain-containing protein — protein sequence MQKGFCRLKLQLAVLFSISISFSAWAFGPQSVFDQDGRRLPDRDVNSGRVAWELLSIRQHGEFGAMGLLSAGFFGGGCSATMIDVGGSDQSPAYIVTNGHCLMNGYPGPGEFIIDRPPARGMSFTARYFRDASRERETFQVERVEYATMTGTDMALMRLSATRAQVAAKGLQGFPIARQAPVLGEPVVNVGIPQSGLRERYLRRSQCEILEQVDLEEGGWEFTGSFRNKCSVVGGSSGSSLVSAVSGEIVALINTGVSDSTPTPCRTNHPCEVTKGGGRSSRPEFNYAQRVHELAACFDGQGVFRLNDPQCRLQR from the coding sequence ATGCAAAAAGGATTTTGCCGGCTAAAGCTTCAGCTTGCCGTTTTGTTTTCCATTTCCATTTCATTTTCGGCTTGGGCATTTGGGCCCCAGAGTGTTTTCGATCAGGATGGGAGAAGGCTTCCTGATCGGGATGTGAATTCGGGTCGTGTGGCCTGGGAGCTCTTGTCGATCCGGCAGCACGGAGAGTTTGGTGCCATGGGTTTACTGAGCGCCGGCTTTTTTGGCGGCGGTTGTTCGGCCACCATGATTGATGTTGGTGGAAGTGATCAATCTCCGGCCTACATCGTGACTAATGGTCACTGCCTGATGAATGGCTATCCTGGCCCAGGTGAGTTTATTATCGATCGCCCACCGGCCAGAGGAATGTCTTTTACCGCTCGTTATTTTCGCGACGCTAGTCGTGAGAGGGAGACCTTTCAGGTTGAGCGAGTCGAATACGCCACCATGACGGGAACCGATATGGCTCTGATGAGACTCTCCGCCACCCGAGCCCAAGTTGCCGCTAAGGGACTACAGGGTTTTCCCATTGCCCGGCAGGCGCCTGTCCTCGGCGAGCCGGTGGTTAATGTGGGGATCCCCCAAAGTGGCCTAAGAGAAAGGTATTTGCGCCGAAGTCAGTGCGAAATCCTGGAGCAGGTTGATCTCGAAGAGGGTGGATGGGAGTTCACGGGCTCTTTCCGCAATAAGTGCAGTGTGGTTGGAGGCTCCTCGGGGTCTTCTCTGGTGTCAGCCGTGAGTGGGGAAATTGTGGCCCTAATCAACACCGGCGTGAGCGACAGCACTCCCACTCCCTGTCGGACCAATCACCCCTGTGAGGTGACCAAGGGAGGCGGGCGAAGTTCGCGACCTGAATTCAACTATGCCCAACGGGTCCACGAATTGGCCGCCTGCTTTGATGGGCAAGGGGTCTTTCGCCTCAACGATCCCCAGTGTCGTCTGCAGAGGTGA